GCATCTCTTAAAAGTATACGTTTGAGCAAAAAGCTTAGTCATCCCATGTCTCATCTATATCAACTTCTTAACCCAAAGGCTTGCTCGTCTTATTGTTTCAGTATTAGCCAAAGATTACTCAGGTTATGTCTCATTAATTATCAACTTCTTAAGCCAAAAGCTTGTTCATCCTGTGGTTTCAATTTTAGtcaaatctctctctctctctcaatgaATGTTGTTGAGTCTCTCATATCATTTGATTAGTGCATCTGAGTTGACAGCAACTAGAGTATTAAAAGATAAAAACAACacaaatatcagcaatttgctCCCTCAGAAAGGAAAGATAAACGAAAGCATCTGCTTTCTCATACCCACATAGACTCTAATGGATAAAGACCGCAACAACTTGAGGAACAACAAAATTTCCGAGTCTTTTGAACCTGTTAAGCCTTCAAAATATCCTAACAAGCATTATCATTTCAACAGCTTTTAAAGGTAAAGAGTTTGCTATCACAAAACAAATAGTTGATTACTATTGTTTGGCAGGCTAAGAAACTACAGCTTATACTGCTCTTATTCTTTTAAGTTTTGGCAAATTACAACTCTGTGTAGAAGGCTAAAAGAATTTGTAAGTTAGTTTGTCCTGTTTTCATTTATGCCCTTTGCAACAGTGGCTAACAAATATGATGCAGAGTGCATTAACTAATCTAGAAAATAGGTCTTAGATAAATTGATTGATCTACTCAAAAACTCCAACTAGCAATATCCTTACTTTTACCAGAAAGCAGTAGGTTCCCAATGCTATCAATTAAACTCAAAGTTCAAGATTACAAATTTAAGCTACTTCATAAAAATGTGATTTCCCTTATGCTTATAGTGACATAAAATCTAGCCTACAACCTTTGAGGCCCAAATTCTTGATGTAACTAGTTGTGATTTAGACATTCTAAGCAATTATTCTTTCAGTTTATCCAAACAGCTGAGATAGGAAGGGAACACAGGACTTTCCCAGAGATTGAAGCTAAATACAGATGAAAGCCCTTGAACACAACGTAAATCAAGATGCTACAGGTCAAGTCATGAGAGATGAAATGGGAGTCCACCTAGAAGGTTTCCAGCACAGCTTAGTTTCATGTTATAATTGACATCAATATTGCTTCAAAGAATTACCGAAGGTAAGATGATTAATCAACAAGAATACCAGTCATTAATTCCACAACAGAGAGATGAAGAAAGCAAAACAAATCCATGCTAACATCCACTTGGATGAACCGGGAAAGACTGCAGTTGCTCAAATAGGATCTGCAAACCGCTGCATTTTTTGGGAGTTGTTGACTTTTTAAACATACAATATCTACCATTATCTTTCAAGACAAACATTTTAGGACTACTAGAAAATGTCCCaactaaaatcaaaatttatccTTCGGGATATATAAGCCATATCCTAGATGCTGTTCTTGTCCAGTTAGCTTTTAGTAAGATTATATCTAGGAGTTGAAAGGTGATCCAGTATGAAACCGGGTTTATCCTCCTTGTTAGTTCAACTTCTTGAAATCCACGCACCGCCCACAAGCATTTCCACTCAAGGCACAATTATCAATTCCAAACGCAAGTCCAATTTGAATTAGCTTTCCCTCTCCACAATTTCAACTACAAAAGTCCCATAAAGATTTCAAAGTAGCAGCTGGTTGTGTTTATATAAATTGAAGATTCAAGGGTACAAATTTTGACATACCATTCATACACAAGTTCACACAGATAAAATGgccaacaaaacaaaatttgccCACTAAAAACATATCTCAATAACTAAATTTGAAACTTAATCTGTAAATTCAGGTACTACATGACATTCAGCTGTCACCAGTACTATCCCGTACCAAGGTAAAAAGATGCACTAATGTACCTCCACAGGTCGTGATGATCTGATGGAATCAACAAATCCACTACTAAGTAGCCTTTCCACATATTTCCCCAATATATCAACCTCCAAATTCACCTTCTGTCCAACTTTCTTCAAAGGGATCACCACCTTTTGCTGTGTATATGCAACCAACATAAAATTGAAGCAGTCTTCCTCATCGAACACATCAACCACAGTCAAGCTAGTCCCATCAACTGCAATGAATCCCTTAGGCACAATGTACTTCAACAAGTCCTTCCCTGTCTTCACTTTTACCCACAGAGAATCCCCCTCTGGCTCGCGGCTCACGATTACTCCGGTCCCATCAACATGGCCCTGCACAAAATGACCTCCCATTCTCGTACTAGGACTTAGAGCCCTCTCCAAATTCACCGAAGACCCATGTTGCAACTCACCCAGAGACGTTTTCCTCAATGTTTCCGGGGCTAATCCGATGGTGAATTCAGCCAATTGGGTAGCGAAATCTGTCACTGTTAAGCAGGTTCCATTGACTGAAATGCTATCACCTAAATGAATGTCCTCAAGAATGGTTTTTGCTTGGATTTTCATGGTAAAGCTGCCATCTTTATCATAGCCCAGATGTTTAATTTCGCCCATTTCTTCAACAATTCCTGTGAAAAGGGATCTTACTGGGGTGGAATAGAAGAGGGGTTTAAAGGGTTTTGACGGTTTGGTGGAGAAGAGGATTGATAAGGAGGGTGGTTTAAGGGTAAAGATCAGATTTTTGGTGTGCGATTTTTGCTGGGGCTGGGGGTTTAGGAGGTTGAGAAATTTTGGGGTTTTGGATTGTGAAAAAGGGTTCAGGAACCTCGACACTGAGGAGGAAGAGGTAGAAAGAGCAGTCATGTTTAGCTTTCGGAAGAGTTGAGGTTTTGATCTTTGAGCTTAGTACTGTGTATGTCTGGCGAagttttttggttttaattggTTGGAGTTTGACTTCTTAGTTATATTGTTTAAGTGCTGGGTATGAGCAAAAGCCTATTTGGGATGGGAAAAGGGGCAACAAAACAAATCAGAAAATATTCCAAATTTTCCCGTGTTTTAGAACAGGGATCTTTGAATGAAAGAATGTACCCAGAAAGATTGAAGTTCAGgagagaaatgaaaaaaaaaaaagtgagattttgttttttcttttcttttctttggttaatatcaaaaaaaatttttctgaaGTTTTTCGTTAGACTCACATTAGATAACTTTGTGGAATTGCTTTGATTCGTATGCCCATGGAATGTTTTGTGAAATTATGTTAGTTAACCTTCAACCAAAAAAGTATAGAAACTATCAGGATATGAATATCGCTGAAGGAGTTGatgaaacaaaaatataacacaAATTCAAGTCAACGCCTAATCTAACTAATCCATTTATCAACTATTAAAAGCCTAAAATGACTTGGCTTAACAAGGCTGCATAAAATTTATGGATTACCTTTAACTCTGCGTCAAATCTAGAAGGAAAGAGCTAGTGATGAACTTGAAGTTTTTTTCCAGGAACCAAGAAgccaaaattttggaattagcaaaaaaaagaatttattaaagaagAAGATAAAGAGCCACGAAGATGAAGAAGATGGAAAGAAAGAGAGGCCATATGGATTGAACAGAGGGGGAGAAAGAGCCCGAGGAAGAAAGAGAATTTTTAGCAAAAGTCCTACTCGTTCGTGAAGCAGAGAGTGATAGTGGCAGATAGAGAAAAAGAAGGTTTTAGGTTTTTCCAAAGGAGTCCACATCCTATaagtaatattaaaaatataaatatatattttgtaGTCGATCTTAGTATTTTTGAGTTCAAGTTCGATTCGATTTATTACTCAAGTAATCAGAATTCTAATTCGAATTCAATAAAATAAAGTTTGAGTCGGATATTTTTTTATTGAGCATCAAGCTACCTGCGAGTAGACTTGATTCACTTGCACCTATAAATAGAATCACATCTCATGGGTTGATAACTTGATATCCTTACATTGACCCATATAATTAGGAGTTTCTAAAATACTTTTAGCACCAACTTAAGATTAATAATTTTGGTCTGTCTAATGAGCTGGTTAAGATGTAGTTCACTGGTTCACttgttatatttttcaaaaagtaagtatataaatgcaaaagaaattaatattaTTAGTGTGTATTCATATAATGTGATTTAGACGTACTAACAATGACCTatgaatttaaaattaaaaaaaaaaaaaaacaatgaccTACAAGCACCCGTTGCAAAACTCAAAATTAAAATTCGACAATTTTattacaaatttaaaattaaataaagataGAAATATAACTGCTGGACTTAATGATCCTAAATGTTTTAGGTGAATTAAATGCAATCTCCTAAGTAAATTAATATTTCCTTGTAAGTTGTCCTTATCTTAGATATACCTATTTTTGAACCTGAGTATTTAATTTGCTTTTATAATGCAGTTGTTCATTCATTCTCCAAACGTGCAGCATCTGCTTTCAACCTTTGTGCACTCCAGTCTTATTAAATAATGCTCATTAGACGGCCATTAAAAAACTTAAGAAGAAATATTGCATTCTATCGAGTAAAAAGCAAGTGAATTAGGAACAAGATTGTCAAAATCTTTCGGCTTTTCTGTGGCCAATTCTAGTTAAGTAGAACTGAAGCGTCATacaaattgcacaaaattcccaaaaatgtccatttcagCAAACTGCTTTTAACTCTC
Above is a genomic segment from Coffea eugenioides isolate CCC68of chromosome 5, Ceug_1.0, whole genome shotgun sequence containing:
- the LOC113770321 gene encoding riboflavin synthase-like, giving the protein MTALSTSSSSVSRFLNPFSQSKTPKFLNLLNPQPQQKSHTKNLIFTLKPPSLSILFSTKPSKPFKPLFYSTPVRSLFTGIVEEMGEIKHLGYDKDGSFTMKIQAKTILEDIHLGDSISVNGTCLTVTDFATQLAEFTIGLAPETLRKTSLGELQHGSSVNLERALSPSTRMGGHFVQGHVDGTGVIVSREPEGDSLWVKVKTGKDLLKYIVPKGFIAVDGTSLTVVDVFDEEDCFNFMLVAYTQQKVVIPLKKVGQKVNLEVDILGKYVERLLSSGFVDSIRSSRPVEVH